A region of the Vibrio rumoiensis genome:
TGCGGTAAACCCAGTTTTACGTGAAGGTAACTCGGATCGTCGTGCGCCACTTTCTGTTAAAAATTACGCGAAGAAAAATCCACATTCAATGGGTGCGTGGGATGCCAATTCTGCTTCACATGTTGCCAGCATGTCTGAGCAAGATTTCTACGGTAGCGAAAAATCAATCACTATTGATGGGGCGCGTAATGTGCGCATCGAACATGTTGATGCCGGTGGTTCGGTGGAAGTACTGAAAGCCCCATTTGCTCTGCAAGATAAAGAAATTATTGATGCGGCGGTTCTTAATAAAGCGGCTTTAATTGAGTTTTTTGAAAAACAAATTGATGAAGCAAAAGAGCAAGGCATTCTTTTATCTTTGCACTTGAAAGCAACAATGATGAAGGTTTCAGATCCGGTTATCTTTGGTTATGCAGTTAAAGTCTTCTATAAAGATGTGTTTGCTAAATACGGTGACTTATTTGCAGAGTTAGGCGTTGATGTGAATAACGGCATTGGCGATGTTTATAGCAAAATTGAAAACTTGCCTGCTGAACAAAAACAAGAAATTGAACAAGCATTAGATGCAGTTTATGCGACTCGCCCTGCATTGGCGATGGTGGATTCTGACCGTGGTATTACCAACTTGCACGTTCCAAGTGATGTCATTGTCGATGCTTCAATGCCTGCTATGCTGCGCTCTTCTGGCAAAATGTGGAACAGCGAGGGGCAGCTACAAGATACTAAAGCAATGATCCCAGATCGTTCATATGCAGGTGTTTATCAGGCGGTTATTGATTTCTGTAAAAAGAATGGCGCCTTTGATCCAACGACCATGGGTAGTGTTCCAAACGTAGGTCTGATGGCTCAAAAAGCAGAAGAATACGGTTCACATGATAAAACGTTCGTAGCGAAAAAAGCTGGCGTAGTACGTGTAATTGACGAAAACGATACAGTTTTACTTGAGCAAGATGTTCAGGAAGGCGATTTATTCCGTATGTGTCAGGTTAAAGATGCACCAATTCAAGATTGGGTGAAACTGGCAGTCACTCGTGCGCGTGATGCAGGTGTACCAGCGGTATTTTGGCTTGATGAAAATCGCGCTCATGATGCAGAGTTGATTAAAAAGGTAAATGCCTACTTGCCACAACATGATACTACTGGTCTGGAAATTAAGATTTTAGATCCTGTAGCGGCAACCAACTACTCTCTTGAACGTATCAAAGATGGTCTAGATACTATTTCGGTAACTGGTAACGTATTACGCGACTACCTAACCGATTTATTCCCAATTCTTGAGTTAGGCACGTCAGCGAAAATGTTGTCAATCGTCCCACTGATGAGTGGCGGTGGTTTGTTTGAAACGGGTGCTGGTGGTTCTGCACCTAAGCACGTTCAACAAGTTGAAAAAGAAAACCACTTACGTTGGGATTCTTTAGGTGAATTTCTTGCTTTAGCCGCCTCATTAGAGCATCTAAGTACGGTAGCTAATAACCCTAAAGCGAAAGTATTAGCGGAAACTTTAGACAAAGCGACGGGCCAATTCCTTGATGAAAATAAATCACCATCACGTAAGGTTGGTGAGTTAGATAACCGTGGTAGCCATTTTTACTTAGCTTTATATTGGGCTAAAGCATTAGCGGAACAAACAAAAGATGCTGAACTAGCACAGCAGTTTGGGCCTATCGCCGCTGAGCTTGCCGAAAAAGAAGAGAAAATTGTCTCGGAATTAAATCAAGCACAAGGCATTGTGGGTGACTTAGGTGG
Encoded here:
- a CDS encoding NADP-dependent isocitrate dehydrogenase, which codes for MKNKQPTIIYTITDEAPALATYSLLPIIRAYTASSDINVDTRDISLAGRIIANFPEYLTEEQRIGDALSELGELANTPEANIIKLPNISASIPQLRAAIKELQAKGYALPNYPDEPKTDEERAIKETYDKIKGSAVNPVLREGNSDRRAPLSVKNYAKKNPHSMGAWDANSASHVASMSEQDFYGSEKSITIDGARNVRIEHVDAGGSVEVLKAPFALQDKEIIDAAVLNKAALIEFFEKQIDEAKEQGILLSLHLKATMMKVSDPVIFGYAVKVFYKDVFAKYGDLFAELGVDVNNGIGDVYSKIENLPAEQKQEIEQALDAVYATRPALAMVDSDRGITNLHVPSDVIVDASMPAMLRSSGKMWNSEGQLQDTKAMIPDRSYAGVYQAVIDFCKKNGAFDPTTMGSVPNVGLMAQKAEEYGSHDKTFVAKKAGVVRVIDENDTVLLEQDVQEGDLFRMCQVKDAPIQDWVKLAVTRARDAGVPAVFWLDENRAHDAELIKKVNAYLPQHDTTGLEIKILDPVAATNYSLERIKDGLDTISVTGNVLRDYLTDLFPILELGTSAKMLSIVPLMSGGGLFETGAGGSAPKHVQQVEKENHLRWDSLGEFLALAASLEHLSTVANNPKAKVLAETLDKATGQFLDENKSPSRKVGELDNRGSHFYLALYWAKALAEQTKDAELAQQFGPIAAELAEKEEKIVSELNQAQGIVGDLGGYYLFDEDKVSSLMRPSETLNQVLNALR